One part of the Vibrio palustris genome encodes these proteins:
- a CDS encoding c-type cytochrome, producing MNGFNFSRITIGSALLFAVCSTSAIAAQSTVSDSDNAQTQLIKRGEYLSRAGDCMACHSVEGQPEYTGGLAIESDLGVIYSTNITPDKKHGIGNYTEKQFADAVRKGVRADGSKLYPAMPYPDYATVTDEDIHALYTYFMHKVPANDRQPKQTDLSFPFNQRWGMMFWNWAFGNSETKFKPIKGASDEVNRGAYLVQGLGHCGSCHTPRGIGMQEKAYNDSDKAFLSGGELNGWAVPSLRGVHHWTQDELVEYLQTGRNDKAGVAGEMTSVVYNSTSHMSEADLHAIAVYLKQLDGKRVVPKEDKAATEKTAAKLTQAKNLTEGERLYIDNCSACHLVDGKGAPKAFPQINGASLVNADNPDGLIHIILQGAQLPSTEKAPSELMMPGFAHRLNDKEVAELATFLRQGWSNDAGKVSVDEVKSVRAKITDSKE from the coding sequence ATGAATGGATTTAATTTTAGTCGCATTACCATCGGAAGCGCTTTACTGTTTGCTGTATGCAGCACCTCTGCAATAGCAGCACAATCAACCGTTTCTGATTCTGATAACGCACAAACTCAGCTTATTAAGCGTGGGGAATACCTTTCTCGTGCTGGTGATTGTATGGCATGTCACTCAGTGGAAGGGCAGCCAGAATATACCGGTGGCCTCGCGATTGAGTCTGATTTAGGGGTTATTTATTCCACCAATATTACGCCAGATAAAAAGCACGGTATCGGTAACTATACTGAGAAGCAATTTGCGGATGCAGTAAGAAAAGGGGTACGAGCAGATGGGTCTAAACTCTACCCAGCCATGCCTTACCCTGACTATGCTACCGTTACTGATGAAGATATTCACGCGTTATATACGTATTTCATGCATAAAGTACCGGCCAATGATCGTCAGCCAAAACAAACGGATTTAAGTTTTCCGTTTAATCAGCGTTGGGGCATGATGTTCTGGAATTGGGCATTTGGTAACAGCGAGACTAAGTTTAAGCCAATTAAAGGGGCTTCTGATGAAGTCAACCGCGGCGCTTACTTAGTACAGGGGCTGGGCCACTGTGGTAGTTGTCATACGCCACGCGGTATTGGCATGCAAGAAAAAGCGTACAATGATTCAGACAAAGCCTTTTTATCCGGTGGTGAGCTCAATGGTTGGGCTGTTCCATCATTACGTGGTGTCCATCATTGGACACAAGATGAGTTAGTAGAGTACCTACAAACTGGTCGTAATGATAAAGCGGGCGTGGCTGGTGAGATGACCTCTGTTGTTTATAACAGTACGTCTCATATGTCAGAAGCGGACTTACATGCGATTGCTGTTTACCTGAAACAGCTTGATGGTAAACGCGTTGTGCCAAAAGAAGATAAAGCTGCCACTGAGAAAACGGCTGCGAAGTTGACTCAGGCTAAAAATCTGACTGAAGGTGAGCGTTTGTACATAGATAACTGTAGTGCCTGTCACTTAGTTGATGGTAAAGGCGCGCCGAAAGCCTTTCCACAAATCAATGGTGCGAGCCTGGTGAACGCCGATAATCCGGATGGATTGATTCACATTATTTTGCAGGGTGCACAGTTGCCATCAACAGAAAAAGCGCCATCAGAGTTGATGATGCCCGGTTTTGCTCACCGTCTTAACGATAAAGAAGTTGCAGAACTTGCGACCTTCTTACGTCAAGGATGGAGTAATGATGCAGGTAAAGTGTCAGTCGATGAAGTGAAATCAGTACGCGCTAAAATTACTGATAGTAAAGAGTAA
- the cspE gene encoding transcription antiterminator/RNA stability regulator CspE has product MSNAKSTGLVKWFNEEKGFGFITQNNGGADVFVHFRAIASEGFKTLADGQKVEFDVEQGQKGLQAANVVAL; this is encoded by the coding sequence ATGTCTAATGCAAAATCAACTGGTCTAGTTAAATGGTTCAACGAAGAGAAAGGCTTTGGCTTTATCACTCAAAACAATGGCGGTGCTGACGTATTCGTTCACTTCCGTGCTATTGCTTCTGAAGGCTTCAAAACTTTGGCTGACGGTCAAAAAGTAGAATTTGACGTAGAACAAGGTCAAAAAGGTCTTCAAGCTGCAAACGTTGTAGCTCTATAA